From a region of the Dickeya poaceiphila genome:
- the glnP gene encoding glutamine ABC transporter permease GlnP gives MQFDWSAIWPSIPQLLEGAQMTLLISVLGLLGGLVIGVVAGFARVYGGWLSNRVALVFIEVIRGTPMVIQIMYIYFAIPMILTSVRIDPVTAAVITIMINSGAYIAEITRGAVLSIHKGFTEAGLALGLSHRATLRHVITPLALRRMLPPLGNQWIISIKDTSLCIVIGVSELTRQAQEIIAGNFRALEILTATAIIYLVITLVLTIGMRWLERRLKII, from the coding sequence ATGCAGTTTGACTGGAGTGCCATCTGGCCGTCTATCCCTCAGTTGCTGGAGGGAGCCCAAATGACTCTGCTGATTTCCGTGCTGGGTTTATTGGGCGGCCTGGTTATTGGTGTCGTTGCGGGATTTGCCCGCGTCTATGGCGGGTGGCTATCCAATCGCGTCGCGCTGGTCTTTATCGAAGTTATCCGTGGCACCCCCATGGTTATACAGATAATGTACATCTACTTCGCCATCCCGATGATATTGACGTCAGTTCGTATCGATCCTGTTACCGCAGCCGTCATCACTATCATGATTAACTCAGGTGCCTACATCGCCGAAATTACTCGTGGCGCGGTGCTGTCTATCCACAAAGGCTTTACCGAAGCCGGTCTGGCGCTGGGGTTATCACACCGCGCAACATTACGTCATGTGATTACGCCACTGGCATTACGCCGTATGTTGCCTCCTCTGGGTAACCAGTGGATCATCAGTATCAAAGACACATCATTGTGTATCGTCATTGGTGTCTCTGAATTAACGCGTCAGGCACAGGAAATCATCGCAGGTAATTTCCGCGCATTGGAAATACTGACTGCTACTGCGATTATTTATCTGGTAATTACTCTCGTTCTTACCATTGGAATGCGCTGGCTGGAAAGAAGACTGAAGATTATATGA
- the glnQ gene encoding glutamine ABC transporter ATP-binding protein GlnQ, producing the protein MIEFKNVSKHYGQTQVLHDINLNIKQGEVVVIIGPSGSGKSTLLRCINKLEEISSGELVVDGLTVNDPNVDERLIRQEAGMVFQQFYLFPHLTALENVAFGPIRVRGASKADAEKLARELLAKVGLAERSHHYPSELSGGQQQRVAIARALAVKPKLMLFDEPTSALDPELRHEVLNVMKDLAEEGMTMVIVTHEVGFAQKVASRLIFIDKGRIAEDGHPDALISNPPSDRLREFLQHVS; encoded by the coding sequence ATGATTGAATTCAAAAACGTATCGAAACACTACGGTCAAACCCAGGTACTGCACGACATCAACCTGAACATCAAACAGGGTGAAGTCGTGGTGATTATCGGGCCGTCTGGTTCCGGCAAATCCACCCTGCTGCGCTGCATCAACAAACTGGAAGAAATCAGCAGCGGCGAGCTGGTGGTAGACGGCCTGACCGTCAATGACCCCAACGTGGACGAACGCCTGATTCGTCAGGAAGCCGGCATGGTGTTCCAGCAGTTTTATCTGTTCCCGCACCTGACGGCGCTGGAAAACGTCGCCTTCGGCCCGATTCGAGTGCGCGGCGCCAGCAAGGCCGATGCCGAGAAACTAGCGCGTGAACTGTTGGCCAAAGTGGGGTTGGCGGAACGCTCGCACCACTATCCGTCCGAACTGTCCGGCGGTCAGCAGCAACGCGTGGCTATCGCCCGTGCGCTGGCGGTAAAACCGAAGCTGATGCTGTTTGACGAACCTACCTCGGCGCTGGACCCGGAACTGCGTCACGAAGTGCTGAACGTGATGAAAGACCTGGCTGAAGAAGGCATGACCATGGTGATCGTGACCCACGAAGTGGGATTCGCCCAAAAAGTGGCTTCACGCCTGATCTTCATCGATAAAGGTCGTATTGCCGAAGACGGTCATCCGGATGCGTTGATTTCCAATCCGCCCAGTGATCGACTGCGCGAATTTCTGCAACACGTTTCCTGA
- the glnH gene encoding glutamine ABC transporter substrate-binding protein GlnH: MKSLFKTSLAALALAFSLSGQAAEKPLTVATDTAFVPFEFKQGDKYVGFDIDLWDAIAKQLNLSYTLKPMDFSGIIPALQTRNVDLALAGITITEERKRAIDFSDGYYNSGLLVMVRADNQDIKGEQDLNGKVVAVKSGTGSVDYAKANLKTKELRQFPNIDNAYLELGTNRADAVLHDTPNILYFIKTAGNGKFKAVGDSIKAQQYGIAFPKGSDDLRNKVNGALKTLRDNGTYATLYKKWFGTDPK; encoded by the coding sequence ATGAAATCATTATTTAAAACTTCACTGGCAGCACTGGCGCTGGCCTTCAGCCTGTCTGGCCAGGCCGCAGAGAAACCGCTTACCGTAGCGACCGATACGGCATTCGTGCCATTTGAATTCAAACAAGGTGACAAGTATGTCGGTTTTGACATCGACCTGTGGGATGCCATCGCTAAACAACTGAACCTGAGCTACACCCTGAAACCGATGGATTTCAGCGGCATCATCCCGGCACTGCAGACTCGCAACGTGGATCTGGCGCTGGCAGGCATTACCATTACTGAAGAGCGCAAACGCGCAATCGATTTCTCAGACGGCTACTACAACAGCGGCCTGCTGGTAATGGTGCGCGCCGACAATCAGGACATCAAAGGCGAGCAGGATCTGAACGGTAAAGTGGTGGCGGTGAAGAGCGGTACCGGCTCGGTAGACTACGCCAAAGCCAACCTCAAAACCAAGGAACTGCGCCAGTTCCCGAACATCGACAACGCCTACCTGGAACTGGGCACCAACCGTGCCGACGCCGTGTTGCATGATACGCCAAACATCCTGTACTTCATCAAAACTGCGGGTAACGGCAAATTCAAAGCGGTAGGCGATTCTATCAAAGCACAGCAGTACGGCATCGCTTTCCCGAAAGGCAGCGATGATCTGCGCAACAAGGTGAACGGTGCGCTGAAAACCCTACGCGATAACGGCACCTATGCCACCCTCTACAAAAAGTGGTTCGGTACTGACCCGAAGTAA
- a CDS encoding fibronectin type III domain-containing protein yields MKTTRSRLSRRRFSALMGVMLFSAYGFADDTASAVNTQRCAGSVASTAHATFDKGDQNLAYPRINGLYQRPATTGVTLVGNNDGEANKYVEPIKGSKEGKYLLLHAGEHLTLTGQGYFLMHWELNYFNRGGTLLAENAPLVTTTQGFIKKVALTDRYAPDYRLDGIPGRSAVWNAGIQSSTGNPMVPFTVGPPANNGEIMPSLWLNEIFYLDGTVTLTQREGPVDYDISITPLTLTEVNNRLAATRHRINAATLRNGISLDPYTGEDTPPSSPDSLTAGVISSSVVQLDWNDCSDNERGFIVEYSYAGTFGDGAYDTTPRAYDAGAVYTSAESLGPGATSVSVGTLAPNTTYAFRVKAYNQAGDSAYSNVVTVTTPPASPLSSNWKQQDIGKTDTPGVATEDQDVIALEAHTGDMWGAADNVNFVYQQLKGDGSITARLIDLRYSDPQAKAGVMMRNTLSDSSAYMLTGYTASSGAMSQWRSKDASATGNRGVFAKSENGSQPTWLRVTRDGNTFISAVSDDGLTWTTLNKQINQNMNDTLYVGLVLSSRNNSNGKVSFDNVSIAH; encoded by the coding sequence ATGAAAACCACCCGTTCTCGCCTTTCCCGACGCCGATTCAGCGCCCTGATGGGTGTCATGCTGTTCAGCGCATACGGGTTTGCTGACGACACGGCCAGCGCCGTCAACACACAACGCTGCGCGGGTTCTGTCGCATCGACTGCCCACGCCACATTTGATAAGGGCGATCAGAATCTCGCCTACCCCAGGATCAATGGCCTGTACCAGCGACCAGCAACGACTGGCGTCACGCTGGTCGGTAATAACGACGGCGAGGCCAATAAGTACGTTGAGCCGATTAAAGGCTCAAAAGAAGGGAAATATCTCCTGTTACATGCCGGTGAGCACCTGACTCTGACAGGTCAGGGATACTTTTTGATGCATTGGGAATTAAACTATTTCAACCGTGGCGGTACCCTGCTGGCGGAAAATGCACCGTTGGTGACGACCACGCAGGGTTTCATCAAAAAAGTAGCGTTAACTGATCGTTACGCGCCGGATTATCGCCTTGATGGTATACCTGGCCGCTCTGCCGTGTGGAACGCCGGCATCCAAAGCAGCACCGGCAACCCGATGGTTCCGTTTACCGTTGGGCCACCGGCCAATAACGGCGAAATCATGCCCAGCCTGTGGCTCAACGAGATTTTCTATTTGGACGGCACCGTCACCCTCACCCAACGCGAAGGCCCGGTGGATTACGATATCAGCATCACCCCGCTGACGCTGACCGAGGTGAACAACCGACTGGCGGCAACGCGCCATCGTATCAACGCCGCCACACTGCGCAACGGCATATCGCTGGACCCTTACACCGGTGAGGATACACCGCCCTCCTCGCCCGATAGCCTGACAGCCGGCGTTATTTCCAGCTCGGTAGTGCAACTGGACTGGAATGACTGTTCAGATAATGAACGCGGCTTCATCGTCGAATATTCCTATGCCGGTACTTTCGGCGACGGCGCTTATGACACCACACCCCGTGCCTACGATGCGGGCGCAGTCTACACCAGCGCCGAATCGCTGGGACCAGGCGCCACCTCGGTGAGCGTGGGGACGCTGGCACCTAACACGACCTACGCGTTTCGGGTCAAAGCCTACAATCAGGCCGGAGACTCCGCTTATTCCAACGTGGTTACCGTAACCACACCGCCTGCTTCCCCGCTAAGCAGCAACTGGAAGCAGCAAGACATCGGCAAAACCGATACGCCCGGTGTCGCCACTGAAGATCAGGACGTGATTGCACTGGAAGCACACACCGGCGATATGTGGGGCGCTGCCGACAACGTCAATTTCGTTTATCAGCAGTTGAAAGGCGACGGCAGCATTACCGCACGACTGATCGACCTGCGTTATAGCGATCCTCAGGCCAAAGCGGGTGTGATGATGCGCAACACGCTCTCCGACAGCAGCGCTTACATGCTGACAGGGTACACAGCATCATCCGGCGCGATGTCGCAATGGCGCAGCAAAGACGCCAGTGCTACCGGCAACCGCGGTGTGTTCGCCAAATCCGAAAACGGCAGCCAACCTACCTGGCTGCGCGTAACCCGCGATGGCAACACGTTTATCTCAGCAGTTTCTGACGATGGGCTGACCTGGACCACCTTAAATAAGCAAATCAATCAAAACATGAACGATACGCTGTATGTCGGACTGGTACTCTCGTCACGCAACAATAGTAACGGCAAAGTCAGTTTCGATAACGTCAGCATCGCGCACTAG